In a genomic window of Bombus vancouverensis nearcticus unplaced genomic scaffold, iyBomVanc1_principal scaffold0022, whole genome shotgun sequence:
- the LOC143304087 gene encoding omega-amidase NIT2-like isoform X1 encodes MPEIEGDKLYNTCTIWGPDGTLIAKHRKVHLFDIDIPNKITFRESDSLSPGNSLTTFDVKGYKIGCQMLIYPAAFNMTTGPLHWSLLQRSRANDNQLYVACISPARVR; translated from the exons atgcctgaaatagagggcgataaattgtacaatacctgtactatttggggtcccgatggaactttgatagcaaaacaccgaaag gtacatctattcgacatcgacattcctaataagattacttttcgagagagtgattcactcagtcctggtaactccctaacgacgttcgatgtgaagggctacaaaatag gttgccaaatgctgatatatccagcggcattcaatatgaccactggaccattgcactggtcattacttcagcgttccagagcgaatgataatcaattatacgttgcctgcatatcaccggctcgtgttcgttaa
- the LOC143304087 gene encoding omega-amidase NIT2-like isoform X2 — MPEIEGDKLYNTCTIWGPDGTLIAKHRKVHLFDIDIPNKITFRESDSLSPGNSLTTFDVKGYKIDLKVVEEVRAQIPTVSQRRTDLYDTVCKKE, encoded by the exons atgcctgaaatagagggcgataaattgtacaatacctgtactatttggggtcccgatggaactttgatagcaaaacaccgaaag gtacatctattcgacatcgacattcctaataagattacttttcgagagagtgattcactcagtcctggtaactccctaacgacgttcgatgtgaagggctacaaaatag atctaaaagttgttgaggaagtaagggctcagatacctacagtttctcagagacgtacagatttgtacgacactgtctgtaagaaggagtaa